Proteins encoded in a region of the Pedosphaera parvula Ellin514 genome:
- the ilvE gene encoding branched-chain-amino-acid transaminase, protein MKIFIDGKYYSEQNAKISVFDHGLLYGDGIFEGIRAYNGRVFKLKEHIDRLFYSAKAILLDIPMTHAQIMKAVVDTCRQNKLRNGYIRLVVTRGIGTLGLNPNRCKKPSVIVIAGKIQLYPPEYYKNGLDIITVATTRNLHNALNPAIKSLNYLNNILAKIEANNGGVEEAIMLNSEGYVAECTGDNIFIVKGNQLFTPPLSAGALYGITREVVINLAKDSGMNVSEPNLTRYDIYNADECFLTGTGAELIPVVKIDGRVIGTGKPGAVTKQLVTKYHTLTNGSGEPIYP, encoded by the coding sequence ATGAAAATCTTTATCGATGGGAAATATTATAGTGAGCAGAACGCCAAAATCTCCGTGTTTGATCACGGACTGCTCTACGGTGATGGAATTTTTGAAGGGATCCGCGCTTATAATGGACGTGTCTTCAAACTGAAGGAACATATTGACCGCCTGTTTTATTCGGCCAAGGCAATTTTGCTGGATATTCCAATGACGCATGCGCAGATCATGAAGGCGGTGGTGGACACCTGCCGTCAGAACAAACTGCGCAATGGGTACATCCGTTTGGTGGTTACACGCGGGATTGGAACACTCGGGTTGAATCCAAACCGTTGCAAGAAGCCATCTGTGATTGTCATTGCCGGTAAGATTCAGCTTTACCCACCGGAGTATTACAAGAACGGGTTGGACATCATCACGGTGGCAACGACTCGCAACCTTCACAATGCGTTGAACCCGGCGATCAAGTCTTTGAATTATCTGAACAACATCCTGGCAAAGATTGAGGCAAACAATGGCGGCGTTGAAGAAGCCATCATGTTGAACAGCGAAGGCTATGTGGCGGAGTGCACCGGCGACAATATCTTTATTGTTAAGGGGAACCAGCTTTTCACGCCGCCGCTTTCAGCGGGGGCATTATATGGCATCACGCGCGAAGTGGTTATCAATCTGGCGAAGGATTCCGGGATGAACGTGAGCGAACCGAACCTGACGCGGTATGACATTTATAATGCGGATGAGTGTTTTCTGACCGGCACGGGAGCAGAATTGATCCCGGTAGTGAAGATTGATGGGCGCGTGATTGGAACCGGCAAGCCAGGAGCAGTAACGAAGCAGTTAGTGACCAAGTACCACACCTTGACTAATGGCTCGGGTGAGCCGATATACCCATAA
- a CDS encoding phosphoenolpyruvate hydrolase family protein, with amino-acid sequence MPNPWTGKGNPYTRKEVVERLRATLKKGEPIIAAGAGTGISAKFIERGGADLIIIYNSGRFRMAGHGSTAGLMAYGDANAVAMEIGEYEVLPIVEEIPVICGVHATDPRRRMWHWLLQVKDMGFSGVNNFPTHTIVDGHFRQVLEETGMSVKKEFEMVAIARKMDLFSIVYVATPEEAQAMAEAGADAIIAHVGTTIGGSIGVQGAVCTMDDAVTRTQSIIDGARKVRKDIIFLSHGGPICSPEDAAYINEHTDCVGFVGASSLERLGVEKSLTDLTKKFKTIPVRKESLKPFKKK; translated from the coding sequence ATGCCAAACCCCTGGACTGGAAAAGGTAACCCTTACACCCGCAAGGAAGTTGTCGAACGTCTCCGGGCCACCCTCAAGAAGGGCGAACCCATCATCGCCGCTGGCGCTGGGACCGGCATCAGCGCGAAATTCATCGAACGCGGAGGAGCCGACCTCATCATCATATATAATAGCGGCCGCTTCCGCATGGCCGGCCACGGCTCGACCGCTGGTTTGATGGCCTATGGCGATGCCAATGCGGTTGCCATGGAAATCGGGGAATACGAAGTCCTGCCCATTGTTGAGGAAATCCCTGTTATCTGTGGTGTCCATGCTACCGATCCCCGCCGCCGCATGTGGCATTGGCTGTTGCAAGTCAAGGATATGGGCTTTTCCGGCGTCAATAACTTCCCGACCCACACCATCGTTGATGGTCATTTCCGGCAGGTCCTCGAAGAAACCGGCATGAGCGTGAAGAAGGAGTTCGAAATGGTTGCCATTGCCCGTAAGATGGACCTCTTCTCCATCGTTTACGTCGCCACCCCGGAGGAAGCCCAGGCCATGGCCGAAGCCGGAGCCGACGCCATCATCGCCCATGTCGGCACCACCATCGGCGGCTCCATCGGCGTCCAAGGTGCTGTCTGTACCATGGATGACGCCGTCACCCGCACCCAAAGCATCATCGACGGTGCCCGCAAAGTCCGTAAGGACATCATTTTTCTTTCTCACGGCGGTCCCATCTGCTCGCCTGAGGATGCCGCCTATATCAATGAACATACCGACTGCGTCGGTTTCGTTGGCGCTTCCAGCCTCGAACGCCTGGGCGTTGAGAAATCCCTCACCGACCTCACGAAGAAATTCAAAACCATCCCCGTCCGCAAGGAATCGCTGAAGCCGTTCAAGAAGAAATAA
- a CDS encoding UvrB/UvrC motif-containing protein produces MMCCICKEKEATVHLTQIAGDKMQKVDLCEECAKNKGVNDPAGFSLADLLLGLGASQEIEQSAGGAELKCPKCGFTQADFKKAGRLGCADCYNTFAEGLEGLLKTMHKGVRHVGKVPAALQQSRDTAERLKTLQKKLAKAIEDENFEQAAILRDEIKQMGNKTGNATSTKAD; encoded by the coding sequence ATGATGTGTTGTATCTGCAAAGAGAAAGAGGCCACGGTGCATTTGACCCAGATCGCTGGGGATAAAATGCAAAAGGTGGATCTCTGCGAAGAGTGCGCCAAGAATAAGGGAGTGAACGATCCAGCCGGGTTCTCGCTGGCGGATTTGTTGCTGGGATTGGGTGCATCGCAGGAAATCGAGCAGTCCGCAGGTGGCGCTGAATTGAAGTGCCCCAAGTGCGGCTTTACCCAGGCTGATTTCAAGAAAGCCGGGCGGCTCGGTTGCGCAGACTGTTACAACACATTCGCAGAAGGACTCGAAGGTTTGCTCAAAACCATGCACAAAGGCGTGCGTCATGTGGGCAAAGTCCCCGCAGCACTTCAGCAAAGTCGGGACACAGCAGAACGTCTCAAGACCTTGCAGAAGAAACTGGCCAAGGCCATCGAAGATGAAAACTTCGAACAGGCCGCAATTCTCCGCGACGAAATCAAGCAAATGGGTAACAAAACAGGCAATGCCACATCGACGAAGGCTGACTAA
- a CDS encoding protein arginine kinase — protein MNIHEFLIPPAESARRKGPHDRIVMSSRVRLARNIRDAAFPGWAKKPERVRILDQIRPAVETLPEMRGAFSESMDNLSTLDKQILVERHLISREHAAKSAGSGLVLNRDESLCFMINEEDHLRMQALRPGLQLKQAWMAIDQADSVLEKRLEYAFSQDVGYLTACPTNLGTGIRVSAMLHLPGLVLAEQINPIIQSVNKLGLAVRGLYGEGTEALGNVFQVSNQMTLGEAESAIVERLDKVLSQIIEHEENARGTLLEKKPKMVYNHIGRAYGILANAHSISSKETMNLLSLMRLGMDLGLFPGSDRSLTDELFILTQPAHLQRQYSEKLSAEERDLLRADMVREHLKAVSRPISKPSGSEGGKLDKPEKQ, from the coding sequence ATGAACATTCACGAATTTCTAATTCCTCCTGCGGAAAGCGCGAGACGGAAGGGTCCACATGACCGGATTGTGATGTCCAGCCGGGTGCGTCTCGCCCGCAACATTCGCGACGCTGCCTTTCCCGGTTGGGCCAAGAAACCTGAACGGGTCAGGATTTTGGATCAAATTCGGCCTGCGGTGGAGACTCTGCCAGAGATGAGGGGCGCATTTTCAGAGTCGATGGACAATTTATCGACACTGGATAAACAGATTTTAGTCGAGCGCCATTTGATCAGCCGTGAACATGCGGCCAAGAGCGCCGGAAGCGGTTTGGTGCTGAACCGGGATGAATCCCTGTGCTTCATGATTAATGAAGAGGACCATCTCCGGATGCAGGCCTTGAGGCCTGGATTGCAGCTAAAGCAAGCGTGGATGGCAATTGATCAGGCTGATTCTGTCCTGGAAAAGCGGTTGGAATATGCTTTCAGCCAGGATGTAGGCTATTTGACCGCCTGCCCCACCAATTTGGGCACGGGCATCCGTGTTAGCGCCATGTTGCATCTGCCCGGGCTGGTTTTGGCCGAGCAGATCAATCCGATCATTCAGTCCGTAAACAAGCTCGGATTGGCAGTGCGCGGCCTGTATGGAGAAGGCACAGAGGCCCTGGGCAATGTCTTCCAAGTGTCCAATCAAATGACCCTGGGAGAGGCGGAGTCTGCCATTGTTGAACGGCTGGATAAGGTGCTTTCGCAAATTATCGAGCACGAAGAAAATGCCCGGGGGACTCTATTGGAAAAAAAGCCGAAGATGGTTTACAATCACATCGGACGTGCATACGGTATTTTGGCGAATGCCCATAGCATCAGTTCCAAGGAAACAATGAACTTGTTATCCTTAATGCGTTTGGGCATGGATCTGGGGTTGTTCCCCGGCAGTGATCGATCCCTCACCGACGAGTTATTTATCCTGACCCAACCAGCCCATTTGCAAAGACAATATTCAGAAAAGCTTTCGGCTGAAGAACGCGATTTGCTCAGAGCAGATATGGTTCGTGAGCATTTGAAGGCAGTGAGCCGACCGATCTCAAAGCCGAGTGGTTCAGAAGGTGGCAAATTGGACAAACCTGAGAAACAATAG